A single window of Flavobacterium aestivum DNA harbors:
- a CDS encoding GMC family oxidoreductase N-terminal domain-containing protein: MKRLSKPITTIKSHYPFIIIGSGYGGSIAASRLSRAGIQVCLLEKGKEFQPGEYPEDLDDATKEMQMNTNNKHIGSKTGLYEFYMGKEMTVFKGCALGGTSNVNANVSIEPEPRVFEDVKWPEAIRNNMQSLKEGYKKAKEMLKPSPYPENTPGYPELAKTSGMKVSAAAMNEEFRYLDINVNFEYDEQLNHVGVEQKKCNNCGDCVTGCNHYAKNTLIMNYLPDAVNHGAEIFCEAGVQYIERKDNKWLVYFDPYHLGREKFDAPPLCITADNVIISAGALGSTEILLRSREKGLNVSSALGKHFTGNGDVLGFGYNNNVKMNGIGLGKHYDDEDKEPVGPCITSIIDMRKRENLDEGMTLEEGSIPGPISPILTTAFTTLSKFIGKDTDEGWLDWLDERKREATSIFKGPYHGSLNNTQVYLVMTHDDGNGSMQLENDRLEINWPDVGKQKIFQKVNGKLQEATKALGGTYIPNPQWNKMTNYDMVTVHPLGGCVMGDNVATSVTNHVGQVYSNTTDNGLHEGLYVMDGSIIPRPLGTNPLLTISALAERNCKIIIEGHQKTLNYDLNPIAQSPLKEYEVGVSFTETMRGFISFNEKTDFKKGYDEGEKNNSPFDFTLTIQSQDIEAFTTDSSHRADMIGTVNCPKLSKYPITVTSGVFNLFIKDENEVKTKLMKYAMQLRTYEGASYFFYGYKEIKDDKGFDMWSDTTTLFITVYEGNDDKSSVIGKGILKIEVADFVKQLQTMKAIHPDNNKESISAVTKFGKLFAGEVWETYF; the protein is encoded by the coding sequence ATGAAACGTCTATCAAAACCAATTACCACAATTAAATCACATTATCCCTTTATTATTATCGGCTCCGGTTATGGCGGAAGTATTGCTGCATCTCGCCTATCGCGTGCCGGTATTCAAGTTTGTCTTTTAGAAAAAGGAAAAGAATTCCAACCGGGTGAATATCCCGAGGATTTAGATGATGCCACAAAAGAAATGCAAATGAATACAAATAATAAGCATATTGGTAGTAAAACCGGCTTGTATGAATTTTACATGGGTAAGGAAATGACTGTATTCAAAGGTTGTGCATTGGGCGGAACCTCTAATGTAAATGCCAATGTTTCCATAGAACCGGAACCTCGTGTTTTTGAAGATGTAAAATGGCCTGAAGCTATTAGAAATAACATGCAATCTCTCAAAGAAGGATATAAGAAAGCAAAAGAAATGCTCAAACCATCTCCTTATCCTGAAAACACACCCGGTTATCCTGAACTTGCTAAAACTAGTGGAATGAAGGTTTCTGCCGCTGCTATGAACGAAGAATTCAGATATCTTGATATCAATGTAAACTTCGAGTATGATGAGCAATTGAATCATGTAGGTGTAGAACAAAAAAAATGCAATAACTGCGGCGATTGCGTTACAGGTTGCAATCATTATGCAAAGAATACGCTTATCATGAATTACCTACCAGATGCAGTAAATCATGGAGCAGAGATATTTTGTGAAGCAGGTGTTCAATATATAGAGCGTAAAGACAATAAATGGCTGGTTTACTTTGATCCTTATCATCTTGGTCGTGAAAAATTTGATGCACCCCCACTATGCATAACTGCAGATAATGTAATTATATCAGCAGGCGCATTGGGAAGTACAGAAATTTTATTGCGCTCCCGCGAAAAAGGTTTAAATGTATCATCAGCACTTGGAAAACATTTTACAGGCAATGGTGATGTTCTTGGCTTTGGTTATAACAATAATGTCAAGATGAATGGTATAGGTTTAGGAAAGCATTATGATGATGAAGATAAAGAACCAGTAGGACCGTGTATTACCTCAATAATAGACATGCGTAAAAGAGAGAATCTTGATGAAGGTATGACACTTGAAGAAGGAAGTATTCCTGGTCCTATTTCACCAATACTTACCACAGCTTTTACCACACTTTCTAAATTTATTGGAAAAGATACTGATGAAGGCTGGCTGGATTGGTTAGATGAAAGGAAGAGAGAAGCTACAAGCATTTTCAAAGGCCCTTATCATGGTTCCTTAAATAATACTCAAGTATACTTAGTCATGACACATGACGATGGCAATGGTTCTATGCAATTGGAAAATGACAGACTCGAAATAAATTGGCCAGACGTAGGCAAACAAAAAATTTTTCAGAAAGTAAATGGGAAATTACAGGAAGCTACAAAAGCATTAGGCGGAACTTATATACCCAACCCTCAATGGAATAAAATGACTAATTACGATATGGTAACAGTACATCCTTTGGGCGGTTGTGTAATGGGCGATAATGTGGCAACAAGTGTCACCAATCACGTTGGTCAAGTTTACAGCAATACAACGGACAATGGTTTACATGAAGGATTATATGTAATGGATGGATCGATTATTCCTCGTCCGTTGGGAACCAATCCCCTATTGACAATTTCTGCTTTAGCTGAACGGAATTGCAAAATCATCATTGAAGGACATCAGAAAACTTTGAATTATGATTTAAATCCGATTGCGCAATCACCACTAAAAGAATACGAAGTTGGAGTATCATTTACGGAGACTATGCGCGGTTTTATTTCGTTCAACGAAAAAACAGATTTTAAAAAAGGATATGATGAAGGAGAAAAAAACAATTCCCCTTTTGATTTTACATTGACCATTCAATCTCAGGATATTGAAGCCTTTACAACAGACAGTAGTCACAGGGCAGATATGATAGGAACGGTTAATTGCCCCAAGCTTTCCAAATATCCCATCACCGTTACCAGTGGAGTTTTTAATTTATTCATAAAAGATGAAAACGAAGTAAAAACAAAACTAATGAAGTATGCCATGCAGCTAAGAACTTATGAGGGAGCTTCTTATTTCTTTTACGGATATAAAGAAATAAAAGATGATAAAGGTTTTGATATGTGGAGTGATACCACTACGCTTTTTATAACTGTCTATGAGGGTAATGATGATAAAAGTAGTGTAATAGGAAAAGGCATTTTGAAAATTGAAGTAGCTGATTTTGTGAAGCAACTGCAAACTATGAAAGCCATTCATCCGGATAACAACAAAGAATCAATAAGTGCAGTTACCAAATTTGGAAAACTCTTCGCAGGAGAAGTTTGGGAGACTTATTTTTAA
- a CDS encoding metallophosphoesterase, with translation MSSQKKYIQPKMVNWYQPSILASTALRALISGTFANYADKRELEAALDPNNTFYDHSVKKKPDGKQTKNKEIWIDYISDTGDGFNSTYTVASLAAKNLSLKLQPDYELKFDKKNKQKQKEVDTLKQEGTSELQSGNLLILGGDQVYPTPNGDEYKNRFKIPFSAAHNVPATTENERPIMFAIPGNHDWYDGLTNFMKLFSQKRWIGNWITEQKRSYFAIKLPHDYWLWGIDIQLNADIDQQQKHYFETIAKENMPAGSKVILCTAEPSWVYKQVKDNDETYKRLKYFEQIYITGDAYKKIGKKFKIAATLTGDLHHYSRYSEERLAHNNGDETEFNHLITAGGGGAFMHSTHMLPKSLDKITEDYEFMRSKLQSFPKLEMAFPKKETSRKLMFLNLIFPWFNKFFCFLMGSLALLFVWNITVSNHIDTSAFVPSFFSGFCSHSFNLFSSLLSFKYIIYHPMLLFMSALVLAGFILFTDIDRTKWFYLWGFIHGMLHLWAIFFSVYLAQYLYYCCGTNIDPTCKFLISITGSFFASALLNGFLMGIYLFISGYFFSIHINEASSSFSYQHYKNFLRMHIDNNGDLTIYPVGIKRVVTKWTQNETERNITFTSDNDPEYFLIEPPIIIKNS, from the coding sequence ATGAGTTCACAAAAAAAATACATTCAACCCAAGATGGTTAACTGGTATCAACCTTCTATTCTCGCGTCAACAGCTTTGAGAGCCTTAATTTCAGGAACTTTCGCAAATTATGCTGATAAACGGGAATTAGAAGCTGCTCTTGATCCAAATAATACTTTTTACGATCATTCGGTAAAAAAAAAGCCAGATGGAAAACAAACAAAAAATAAAGAAATATGGATCGATTATATTTCTGATACCGGTGACGGGTTCAATTCTACTTACACTGTAGCTTCTCTTGCCGCAAAAAATTTATCATTGAAACTTCAGCCTGATTATGAGTTAAAATTTGACAAAAAAAACAAACAGAAACAAAAGGAAGTTGACACTCTCAAACAAGAAGGAACCTCTGAATTACAATCTGGAAATCTTTTGATATTAGGCGGAGATCAGGTATACCCAACCCCTAACGGAGATGAATATAAAAACCGATTTAAGATCCCATTTAGTGCCGCACATAATGTTCCGGCAACAACAGAAAATGAAAGACCTATAATGTTTGCCATTCCGGGCAATCACGACTGGTATGATGGGTTGACCAATTTTATGAAACTTTTTAGTCAAAAGCGTTGGATTGGCAACTGGATCACAGAACAAAAAAGAAGCTATTTTGCAATTAAGCTACCACACGATTACTGGTTATGGGGAATTGATATACAACTTAACGCTGACATTGATCAGCAGCAAAAACATTATTTTGAAACAATCGCAAAAGAAAATATGCCGGCTGGCAGCAAAGTCATTTTATGCACTGCAGAGCCAAGTTGGGTTTATAAACAGGTAAAGGATAATGATGAAACCTATAAGCGCTTAAAGTATTTCGAGCAAATATATATTACAGGTGATGCTTATAAAAAAATAGGCAAGAAATTTAAAATTGCCGCAACACTTACAGGCGACCTACATCATTATTCAAGATACTCCGAAGAGCGGTTAGCTCATAATAACGGAGATGAAACGGAATTCAATCACTTAATTACAGCTGGCGGTGGTGGTGCCTTTATGCATAGCACTCACATGCTTCCAAAATCGCTTGACAAAATAACTGAAGATTATGAGTTCATGCGATCCAAACTTCAATCGTTTCCTAAGCTAGAAATGGCTTTTCCTAAAAAAGAAACTTCTCGGAAGCTTATGTTTTTGAATTTAATTTTCCCTTGGTTCAATAAATTTTTCTGCTTTCTTATGGGATCTCTTGCATTGCTTTTTGTATGGAATATAACCGTATCAAATCATATTGACACTAGTGCATTCGTACCTTCATTCTTTTCAGGGTTTTGTTCCCATTCTTTTAATCTGTTCTCTAGTCTGTTGTCATTTAAATACATAATATATCATCCAATGCTGCTTTTTATGTCGGCATTGGTATTAGCAGGCTTCATACTTTTTACAGATATAGATCGTACAAAATGGTTTTACCTATGGGGTTTTATTCACGGGATGCTACATCTATGGGCAATCTTTTTTTCAGTATACCTTGCTCAATATTTATATTATTGTTGCGGTACTAATATTGACCCTACCTGCAAATTTTTGATTTCCATAACGGGTTCCTTCTTTGCAAGTGCACTTCTAAATGGGTTTTTAATGGGGATCTATTTATTCATAAGTGGATATTTTTTTAGTATACATATTAACGAAGCCTCATCATCATTTTCATATCAACACTACAAAAATTTCCTGCGTATGCACATCGACAACAATGGCGATCTTACAATTTATCCCGTTGGAATAAAGAGAGTTGTTACCAAATGGACTCAAAATGAAACAGAGAGAAACATTACATTCACTTCAGATAATGATCCCGAATATTTTTTAATAGAACCACCTATCATCATTAAAAACAGCTAA
- a CDS encoding acetoacetate decarboxylase family protein has product MPVPKRIKNYEGRYAMVDGIPFKLPVKAQESPALMAGFLCDYEKAKTLLPGNELHPVKAFGGKAVFMVTVIDYRHTTIGKYIEYSLALAVTKGSKPAPALLPALMMKTFKTGQFILDLPVSSEISVKGGKGIWGMPKHKANLDFKITNNQVSAQYEKDNQFAFRIEIDKPQKINFPINVGATNYSHFRNMLMASYIHFKTKAGIKFGKNATGRLYIGDHPRTKFLKELKIQSKPFFTMYMPEANGVLDDHFESWFMTYDKQPEKVTPEGFESVFDLKLNEDWFPAPSFTDYEKFKI; this is encoded by the coding sequence ATGCCAGTACCAAAACGAATTAAAAATTATGAAGGCCGTTATGCCATGGTCGATGGAATACCATTTAAGTTGCCTGTAAAAGCACAAGAATCACCAGCACTTATGGCAGGTTTTTTATGTGACTACGAAAAAGCAAAAACATTATTACCTGGCAATGAACTGCATCCAGTAAAGGCATTCGGTGGTAAAGCCGTTTTTATGGTAACTGTTATTGATTATCGCCACACTACCATAGGCAAATATATTGAATACAGTTTAGCGCTTGCAGTAACCAAGGGCAGTAAACCTGCACCAGCATTACTTCCGGCATTAATGATGAAAACATTTAAGACAGGGCAGTTTATCTTAGATCTACCCGTGAGTTCAGAAATATCAGTTAAAGGAGGAAAAGGAATTTGGGGAATGCCTAAGCATAAAGCCAATCTTGATTTTAAAATAACTAATAATCAAGTAAGTGCCCAATATGAGAAAGACAATCAGTTTGCCTTTAGAATTGAAATAGATAAACCACAAAAAATAAATTTCCCAATAAACGTCGGCGCCACCAACTACAGTCATTTTCGCAATATGTTGATGGCATCCTACATTCATTTTAAGACAAAAGCCGGAATTAAGTTTGGCAAAAATGCAACCGGTCGATTGTATATTGGTGATCATCCGCGTACCAAATTTTTAAAGGAATTAAAGATCCAGAGCAAACCCTTTTTTACAATGTACATGCCCGAAGCTAATGGCGTACTTGATGATCACTTTGAAAGCTGGTTTATGACTTATGATAAACAACCTGAGAAAGTTACTCCCGAAGGCTTTGAAAGTGTATTTGATCTAAAATTGAATGAGGACTGGTTCCCAGCACCATCATTCACCGATTATGAAAAATTTAAAATTTAA
- a CDS encoding esterase codes for MSNHTFDIIPFKALDGFECNLWRLKHTGSKHRGPVILVHGAGVRANIFNPPNKINLLDMLADAGYDVFLENWRASTELPANKWDLDVVAKNDHPAAIQKVCEVSNTKNCKAIIHCQGSTSFMISAVLGLIPQVTTIVTNAVSLHPVVPSWSRVKLDVILEMASVITTYLNPRWGDLAPDFRSKFFKALVLSTHFEKDTTVGKFVSFIYGSGFPALWELENLNNETKEWIRNEFGPVPIHFFRHIRKGVHYGSLVSVDGTKRYADAKPATDARFVFFAGKRNKCFKSKSQENSFNYFNKAKPDYHKLYVYDTYSHLDIFLGKNAHKEIFPVMIEELNA; via the coding sequence ATGTCCAATCATACATTTGATATTATTCCTTTTAAAGCCCTTGATGGTTTTGAATGCAATCTGTGGAGATTAAAGCACACAGGTTCTAAACATCGCGGACCGGTAATACTGGTACATGGCGCTGGTGTTCGTGCAAATATTTTTAATCCTCCCAATAAAATAAACTTATTGGATATGCTTGCCGATGCAGGCTATGATGTATTTCTTGAAAATTGGCGTGCAAGTACAGAGTTACCTGCCAATAAATGGGATTTGGATGTAGTAGCTAAAAACGACCATCCTGCAGCCATTCAAAAAGTATGCGAAGTAAGTAACACCAAAAATTGTAAAGCAATTATACATTGTCAAGGCTCAACAAGTTTTATGATTTCTGCAGTTCTTGGCTTGATTCCTCAGGTTACGACCATAGTCACGAATGCGGTTTCGCTTCATCCCGTTGTGCCAAGTTGGTCACGAGTAAAACTAGATGTGATTCTTGAAATGGCCAGTGTCATAACAACTTATCTCAATCCGCGTTGGGGTGATCTAGCTCCAGATTTTCGTTCTAAATTTTTTAAAGCATTAGTGCTTAGCACCCATTTTGAAAAAGATACTACAGTTGGAAAATTTGTAAGCTTTATTTACGGCTCGGGATTTCCAGCATTGTGGGAGTTAGAAAATCTCAACAATGAGACAAAAGAGTGGATAAGAAATGAATTTGGTCCTGTCCCTATCCATTTTTTCAGACATATAAGAAAAGGGGTGCATTATGGCTCATTGGTTTCTGTTGATGGCACAAAACGTTATGCTGATGCAAAGCCAGCAACCGATGCCCGCTTCGTGTTTTTTGCAGGAAAACGCAACAAATGCTTCAAAAGTAAAAGCCAAGAGAATTCTTTTAATTATTTCAACAAAGCAAAACCCGATTATCATAAACTATATGTGTATGACACCTATAGTCACTTAGATATTTTTCTGGGTAAAAATGCACATAAGGAAATTTTCCCAGTCATGATTGAAGAATTGAATGCTTGA
- a CDS encoding LytR/AlgR family response regulator transcription factor — protein MNILIIEDEARIAKRLERMIRDIFGNEITSLRCIESLTEGIKHIEDNLIDLLFLDLNLNGEDGFNVLESVVSERFHTIIVSAYKEKAIKAFEYGVLDFVAKPFDEERLAKACQRIKSKSFSENKLKYLSVKKKGRQSLININDLKYIKGSGIYTELHLTDGKIEIYNKTLENLSLLLPESFLRIHKSYIVKISEAIEIIVQPGTQYGLRLRNEEVLPIGRTRYKMVKDFLVE, from the coding sequence ATGAATATCCTAATCATAGAAGATGAAGCTAGAATTGCCAAACGTCTGGAACGGATGATTCGGGATATTTTTGGTAATGAAATCACATCGCTTCGTTGCATAGAATCTTTAACCGAAGGCATAAAGCATATTGAGGATAACTTGATAGATCTTTTATTTCTGGATCTTAATTTAAATGGAGAAGACGGATTTAATGTGCTGGAGTCAGTAGTCTCGGAACGTTTTCATACCATTATCGTATCTGCCTATAAAGAAAAAGCCATTAAGGCATTTGAATATGGAGTGCTTGATTTTGTAGCCAAACCTTTTGATGAAGAACGTCTCGCTAAAGCTTGCCAAAGAATAAAATCAAAATCTTTTTCAGAAAATAAATTGAAATACCTATCCGTGAAAAAGAAAGGAAGACAATCATTAATCAATATCAATGATCTCAAATACATAAAAGGTTCAGGCATATATACTGAACTTCACCTTACCGATGGCAAAATAGAAATCTATAATAAAACCTTAGAAAATCTAAGTCTCTTACTTCCAGAATCATTTCTGCGCATTCACAAATCCTATATCGTGAAAATATCTGAGGCAATAGAAATCATTGTCCAACCTGGTACACAATATGGGCTTAGACTAAGAAATGAAGAAGTTTTACCTATTGGCCGAACCAGATATAAAATGGTAAAAGATTTTTTGGTTGAATAA
- a CDS encoding histidine kinase has translation MTGIIKSLLFCCLLALLLISCGKKADGIELKDGMRSQGDSIQWAQKKYEDKHWSKEIEPKENELFWVRMKTQVNKELTQKRNQGVMIVALANFEAYWDGVYLGKNGLVQTNNKPNTGTYLSYYPIPNDLLTEGEHVLALRMIKTKMNVPFYTYAILDDYFQLVTGPLQFSKYFFLTGGVFLIIAIYFFFIFINQPKDISSLLFSIICLIFLCLLLAEYSKLFYPYPYPFQITRMEIIGYCHLFLTCLIPLFYAIHFSFEWKKFLLGTLLILVLFIEFNYHRNYDYIAILHNTLLFIFSFIIAAHSTYKHKKGAVIVTIGLLACIGILYFMTYFEFDYVTSFDISIYISFVIIVITMLYIMAVKRKDDRLAYESSLLQSERLKNELLKKNIKPHFIMNTLTSLMDWVEESPKEGVKFISALAEEFDVLNEIADYKLIPISQEIKLCQNHLKIMRYRKEINYLWQEEGVDPNEFIPPAIIHTLVENGVTHSLPDAHGNISFHFSFSKEKDSKQYILRTLAKQRPEYAKKDIQQDGTGLKYIKSRLQESYPNHWKLLSNPLENGWETILIIEES, from the coding sequence ATGACTGGAATTATAAAATCACTCCTTTTTTGTTGTTTATTAGCACTATTGCTTATCTCTTGTGGTAAAAAAGCGGATGGAATCGAATTAAAAGATGGCATGCGTTCCCAAGGAGATTCGATTCAATGGGCTCAGAAAAAATATGAGGACAAGCATTGGTCAAAAGAAATTGAGCCCAAAGAAAATGAGTTATTTTGGGTCAGAATGAAAACTCAGGTCAATAAAGAATTGACACAGAAACGCAATCAAGGTGTGATGATCGTTGCATTGGCTAATTTTGAAGCCTATTGGGACGGAGTTTATTTAGGCAAAAATGGTTTAGTTCAAACTAACAATAAACCAAACACTGGTACTTATTTAAGTTATTATCCCATCCCAAATGACTTGCTTACCGAAGGCGAACATGTATTGGCTTTGCGGATGATAAAGACCAAGATGAATGTCCCATTTTATACCTATGCAATTCTGGATGATTATTTTCAATTGGTTACGGGACCATTACAGTTTAGCAAATATTTCTTTCTAACAGGAGGTGTTTTTTTAATCATCGCAATCTATTTCTTTTTCATTTTTATCAACCAGCCAAAAGATATCTCCAGTTTATTATTCTCTATTATTTGCCTGATATTCCTTTGTTTACTACTTGCTGAATATTCTAAACTGTTCTATCCATATCCATATCCTTTTCAAATCACTCGTATGGAAATTATTGGCTATTGCCACCTATTCCTAACTTGTTTGATTCCGCTTTTTTACGCAATTCATTTTTCTTTTGAATGGAAAAAATTCCTTTTGGGAACACTACTTATTCTTGTCCTATTTATAGAGTTTAATTATCATCGCAATTATGACTATATAGCAATCCTACATAATACACTATTGTTTATTTTTTCATTTATTATAGCGGCACATTCGACCTATAAACATAAAAAGGGAGCTGTAATTGTTACTATAGGCTTACTGGCCTGTATTGGGATTTTATATTTTATGACCTATTTTGAGTTTGATTATGTCACTTCTTTTGATATTAGTATTTACATTAGTTTTGTAATAATCGTAATCACCATGCTTTATATCATGGCCGTAAAACGCAAAGATGATCGATTAGCTTACGAATCCTCATTACTGCAATCCGAAAGGTTAAAAAATGAATTGCTTAAAAAAAACATTAAGCCTCATTTTATCATGAATACCTTGACTTCTCTTATGGATTGGGTTGAGGAATCTCCTAAAGAAGGGGTTAAATTCATAAGTGCTCTGGCAGAAGAATTTGATGTACTTAATGAAATCGCCGATTATAAATTGATTCCAATTTCACAGGAAATCAAACTTTGTCAAAACCATCTCAAAATAATGCGATATCGAAAAGAAATCAATTATTTATGGCAAGAGGAAGGCGTTGATCCAAATGAGTTTATTCCGCCTGCCATTATTCATACTCTGGTAGAAAATGGGGTAACACATAGTTTACCGGATGCTCATGGAAATATTAGTTTTCATTTTAGCTTTAGCAAAGAAAAAGACAGCAAACAATACATCTTACGTACTCTCGCTAAACAAAGACCGGAATATGCAAAAAAAGATATACAACAAGATGGAACTGGATTAAAATATATTAAATCAAGACTTCAGGAAAGTTATCCTAACCATTGGAAATTGTTGTCAAACCCACTAGAGAATGGATGGGAAACTATACTAATAATTGAAGAATCATGA
- a CDS encoding beta-lactamase family protein, whose translation MKKIILVFLLSYGFSCFSQQKSSTAKTINLDGLKVNVEKMMHEYNLKGLSVAVFENYKIIWTNEWGVKAADSKERIDRNTAYSTASISKPIVALVCAILEEKGLINLDEPISKYLKRWQLPQSNFTKDTEVTWKHLLSHTAGTSQGGFEDYYQGDSMPTIVQSLQGKLLPRSKEEIKFLFKPGTNWEYSGGGYVIIQCALEDHLGKPLAQIVKENLLDPLKLKNSTMIQPNEKGFLTNITKVHNSKGEIIRTGIPITPQVAPSGLWSTPTDLAIIAIEVQKALLGKGNKVISTAVAKKVTDIVTLMGSRGWSYGWQRNLGWGNQDWFSHDGSNTGVGGELLATMKKGNGIAILANGDKPNRIPLMSYVENTIMAELNWNVSFDEKSAKNIPEQLSKAIIGYYTEILFGYNRFGVTKIFKEDEKLYLGSPFFKENMGIDKSRMYYMGNNTFKIDNYPNFIQFNLNHNNILEGITIFRDSSDLKKIQIQLNEIRTPETKAIQIFTENKYEEAINKFEKLCLEYPAFSFESVLNNLGYSFYSKKQIDLSVKIFNLNCIKYPKSANTFDSLGEIYEIIGELELAKKNYKESLQLNPENSNAKEMIKKIEKRLGTKS comes from the coding sequence ATGAAAAAAATAATTTTAGTTTTTTTACTCAGTTATGGATTTTCATGCTTCAGTCAGCAAAAATCAAGTACTGCCAAAACGATTAACTTAGATGGTTTAAAAGTCAATGTAGAAAAAATGATGCATGAATATAATCTTAAAGGATTGAGTGTTGCCGTTTTTGAAAATTACAAAATAATCTGGACAAACGAATGGGGGGTAAAAGCGGCAGATTCTAAAGAAAGGATTGATAGAAATACTGCCTATTCAACAGCATCGATTTCAAAACCAATTGTCGCATTGGTTTGTGCTATTTTAGAGGAAAAAGGATTAATTAATCTAGATGAACCCATCTCAAAATACCTTAAAAGATGGCAATTGCCTCAAAGTAATTTTACGAAAGATACTGAGGTAACCTGGAAGCATCTTTTGTCTCATACGGCCGGAACAAGTCAAGGTGGTTTCGAGGATTATTATCAAGGAGATTCTATGCCTACCATTGTACAAAGTTTGCAGGGAAAGTTATTGCCTAGATCAAAAGAAGAAATTAAATTTCTTTTCAAGCCAGGGACAAATTGGGAATATAGTGGTGGCGGATATGTAATCATACAATGTGCGTTAGAAGATCACCTAGGAAAACCATTGGCTCAAATTGTAAAGGAAAATCTTCTTGACCCTTTAAAATTGAAAAATTCCACTATGATTCAGCCAAACGAGAAAGGATTCTTGACGAATATAACCAAAGTACACAATAGTAAAGGTGAAATTATTAGAACTGGAATACCAATAACGCCACAAGTCGCACCTTCGGGTTTGTGGTCTACACCTACAGATCTAGCCATAATAGCAATCGAAGTTCAAAAAGCATTATTAGGCAAAGGAAACAAAGTAATTTCTACAGCCGTAGCCAAAAAAGTTACGGATATAGTAACTCTTATGGGGTCAAGAGGCTGGAGTTATGGCTGGCAACGCAATTTAGGATGGGGAAACCAAGATTGGTTTTCTCATGATGGCTCTAACACCGGAGTTGGTGGTGAATTATTGGCAACTATGAAAAAGGGTAACGGGATTGCTATTTTGGCTAATGGGGACAAGCCTAATCGTATTCCATTAATGAGCTATGTAGAAAATACTATTATGGCCGAACTAAATTGGAATGTTTCCTTTGATGAAAAATCTGCTAAGAATATTCCCGAGCAATTATCAAAAGCCATTATAGGGTATTATACAGAAATTCTATTTGGATATAATAGATTTGGGGTAACTAAAATCTTTAAAGAGGATGAGAAGTTATATCTTGGTTCCCCTTTTTTTAAGGAGAATATGGGTATAGACAAAAGCAGAATGTATTATATGGGAAATAATACTTTTAAGATCGATAATTATCCAAACTTTATACAGTTCAATTTGAATCATAATAACATTTTAGAAGGAATAACTATTTTCAGAGATTCATCTGATTTGAAAAAAATACAAATCCAATTAAATGAAATTAGAACACCAGAAACCAAAGCAATCCAAATTTTTACTGAAAATAAATACGAAGAAGCAATCAATAAATTTGAAAAACTGTGTTTAGAGTACCCCGCTTTTAGTTTTGAAAGCGTATTGAATAATTTGGGATATAGTTTTTATAGTAAAAAGCAAATAGATCTTTCCGTTAAAATTTTTAATCTTAATTGTATCAAATATCCAAAATCAGCAAATACTTTCGATAGCTTAGGTGAAATCTACGAGATAATTGGAGAGTTAGAACTTGCAAAGAAGAACTATAAAGAATCATTACAACTAAATCCGGAGAATAGTAATGCTAAAGAAATGATCAAAAAAATCGAAAAGCGATTGGGAACTAAGTCTTAA